From a region of the Chrysemys picta bellii isolate R12L10 chromosome 7, ASM1138683v2, whole genome shotgun sequence genome:
- the MON1A gene encoding vacuolar fusion protein MON1 homolog A isoform X1 → MAADIHKKKGWEVPNGSLVPADGQPTERSESPTPGLAQGMEPGAGQEGAMFVHTRSYEDLTSPEDGDVVSRSSEEGRGDQADQTSIEQISKDFSELSTQLTGMALDLEEEMRPSQEDKMDLSLQTARRDSARSEKEDEDVTMETWRMHQKHVFVLSEAGKPVYSRYGSEEALSSTMGVMMALVSFLEAEKNAIRSIHADGYKVVFVRRSPLVLVAMARTRQSEQEIAHELLYIYYQILSLLTWTQLNHIFQQKQNYDLRRLLAGSERITDNLLDLMARDPSFLMGAARCLPMAAGLRDTVSTCLQQAKAKSLVFSILLSRNQLVSLVRRKDQFLHPIDLHLLFNLISSSSSFREGEAWTPICLPKFNSSGFFHAHISYLEQDMDLCLLLVSTDREDFFTVSDCKRRFQERLRKRGVSHALQEALRTPFYSVSQVGIPDLRHFIYKSKSSGLFTSPEIEAPYVSEEEKQRLLELYQYLHSRAHNSSRPLKNIYFTGPSENLLAWVTSAFELYVCYSPLGTKAAAVSAVNKLMKWIRREEDQLFILTPQTY, encoded by the exons GGGCAGGCCAGGAGGGGGCGATGTTTGTTCACACCCGGTCCTACGAGGACCTGACGAGCCCTGAGGATGGAGACGTTGTGTCCAGGAGCTCTGAGGAAGGGCGAGGGGACCAGGCAGACCAGACCAGCATAGAACAGATCAGCAAGGACTTcagtgagctcagcacacagctgaCAGGCATGGCATTAGACCTGGAGGAGGAGATGAGGCCGAGCCAGGAGGACAAGATGGATCTCTCGCTGCAGACGGCCCGGAGGGACTCAGCGCGGTCAGAGAAGGAGGACGAGGACGTGACCATGGAGACCTGGCGCATGCATCAGAAGCATGTGTTCGTGCTGAGCGAGGCGGGCAAGCCAGTGTATTCCCGCTACGGCTCAGAGGAGGCGCTGTCCAGCACCATGGGAGTGATGATGGCCCTGGTGTCCTTCCTGGAGGCAGAGAAGAATGCCATCAGGTCTATCCATGCAG atGGCTACAAGGTGGTCTTTGTGCGCCGGAGCCCCCTAGTGCTGGTGGCCATGGCCCGGACGCGGCAGTCGGAGCAGGAGATCGCCCATGAGCTCCTCTACATCTACTACCAGATCCTCAGCCTGCTCACCTGGACCCAGCTCAACCACATCTTCCAGCAGAAGCAGAACTATGACCTACGCAGGCTGCTGGCGGGCTCAGAGCGCATCACTGACAACTTGCTGGACCTGATGGCTCGGGACCCCAGCTTCCTGATGGGTGCCGCGCGCTGCCTGCCAatggcagcggggctcagggaCACCGTGAGCACCTGCCTCCAGCAGGCCAAGGCAAAAAGCCTGGTGTTCTCCATCCTGCTGTCCAGGAACCAGCTGGTGTCTCTGGTGAGGAGAAAGGACCAGTTCCTGCATCCCATTGACCTGCATTTACTCTTCAACCtcatcagctcctcctcctcctttcgtGAAGGCGAGGCCTGGACTCCTATCTGCCTGCCCAAGTTCAACTCCAGTGGCTTCTTCCATGCCCACATCTCATACCTGGAGCAGGACATGGACCTGTGCCTGCTCCTGGTCTCCACCGACCGTGAGGACTTCTTCACTGTCTCCGACTGCAAGCGCCGCTTCCAGGAGCGCCTGCGGAAGCGTGGCGTGTCCCATGCCCTGCAGGAGGCCCTACGTACCCCCTTCTACAGCGTCTCCCAAGTGGGGATCCCGGACCTAAGACACTTCATCTACAAATCCAAGAGCTCGGGGCTCTTCACCAG CCCTGAGATTGAGGCTCCCTATGTCAGcgaggaggagaagcagaggcTGCTGGAGCTATACCAGTACCTGCACAGCCGTGCCCACAACTCCTCCCGCCCCCTGAAAAACATCTACTTCACAGGACCCAGCGAAAATCTCCTGGCTTGG GTGACCAGTGCCTTCGAGCTCTACGTGTGCTACAGCCCCCTGGGGACCAAGGCAGCCGCCGTCAGCGCTGTCAACAAGCTGATGAAGTGGATCCGCAGGGAAGAGGACCAACTCTTCATCCTGACACCGCAGACCTACTGA
- the MON1A gene encoding vacuolar fusion protein MON1 homolog A isoform X2, with amino-acid sequence MFVHTRSYEDLTSPEDGDVVSRSSEEGRGDQADQTSIEQISKDFSELSTQLTGMALDLEEEMRPSQEDKMDLSLQTARRDSARSEKEDEDVTMETWRMHQKHVFVLSEAGKPVYSRYGSEEALSSTMGVMMALVSFLEAEKNAIRSIHADGYKVVFVRRSPLVLVAMARTRQSEQEIAHELLYIYYQILSLLTWTQLNHIFQQKQNYDLRRLLAGSERITDNLLDLMARDPSFLMGAARCLPMAAGLRDTVSTCLQQAKAKSLVFSILLSRNQLVSLVRRKDQFLHPIDLHLLFNLISSSSSFREGEAWTPICLPKFNSSGFFHAHISYLEQDMDLCLLLVSTDREDFFTVSDCKRRFQERLRKRGVSHALQEALRTPFYSVSQVGIPDLRHFIYKSKSSGLFTSPEIEAPYVSEEEKQRLLELYQYLHSRAHNSSRPLKNIYFTGPSENLLAWVTSAFELYVCYSPLGTKAAAVSAVNKLMKWIRREEDQLFILTPQTY; translated from the exons ATGTTTGTTCACACCCGGTCCTACGAGGACCTGACGAGCCCTGAGGATGGAGACGTTGTGTCCAGGAGCTCTGAGGAAGGGCGAGGGGACCAGGCAGACCAGACCAGCATAGAACAGATCAGCAAGGACTTcagtgagctcagcacacagctgaCAGGCATGGCATTAGACCTGGAGGAGGAGATGAGGCCGAGCCAGGAGGACAAGATGGATCTCTCGCTGCAGACGGCCCGGAGGGACTCAGCGCGGTCAGAGAAGGAGGACGAGGACGTGACCATGGAGACCTGGCGCATGCATCAGAAGCATGTGTTCGTGCTGAGCGAGGCGGGCAAGCCAGTGTATTCCCGCTACGGCTCAGAGGAGGCGCTGTCCAGCACCATGGGAGTGATGATGGCCCTGGTGTCCTTCCTGGAGGCAGAGAAGAATGCCATCAGGTCTATCCATGCAG atGGCTACAAGGTGGTCTTTGTGCGCCGGAGCCCCCTAGTGCTGGTGGCCATGGCCCGGACGCGGCAGTCGGAGCAGGAGATCGCCCATGAGCTCCTCTACATCTACTACCAGATCCTCAGCCTGCTCACCTGGACCCAGCTCAACCACATCTTCCAGCAGAAGCAGAACTATGACCTACGCAGGCTGCTGGCGGGCTCAGAGCGCATCACTGACAACTTGCTGGACCTGATGGCTCGGGACCCCAGCTTCCTGATGGGTGCCGCGCGCTGCCTGCCAatggcagcggggctcagggaCACCGTGAGCACCTGCCTCCAGCAGGCCAAGGCAAAAAGCCTGGTGTTCTCCATCCTGCTGTCCAGGAACCAGCTGGTGTCTCTGGTGAGGAGAAAGGACCAGTTCCTGCATCCCATTGACCTGCATTTACTCTTCAACCtcatcagctcctcctcctcctttcgtGAAGGCGAGGCCTGGACTCCTATCTGCCTGCCCAAGTTCAACTCCAGTGGCTTCTTCCATGCCCACATCTCATACCTGGAGCAGGACATGGACCTGTGCCTGCTCCTGGTCTCCACCGACCGTGAGGACTTCTTCACTGTCTCCGACTGCAAGCGCCGCTTCCAGGAGCGCCTGCGGAAGCGTGGCGTGTCCCATGCCCTGCAGGAGGCCCTACGTACCCCCTTCTACAGCGTCTCCCAAGTGGGGATCCCGGACCTAAGACACTTCATCTACAAATCCAAGAGCTCGGGGCTCTTCACCAG CCCTGAGATTGAGGCTCCCTATGTCAGcgaggaggagaagcagaggcTGCTGGAGCTATACCAGTACCTGCACAGCCGTGCCCACAACTCCTCCCGCCCCCTGAAAAACATCTACTTCACAGGACCCAGCGAAAATCTCCTGGCTTGG GTGACCAGTGCCTTCGAGCTCTACGTGTGCTACAGCCCCCTGGGGACCAAGGCAGCCGCCGTCAGCGCTGTCAACAAGCTGATGAAGTGGATCCGCAGGGAAGAGGACCAACTCTTCATCCTGACACCGCAGACCTACTGA
- the LOC135972670 gene encoding myb/SANT-like DNA-binding domain-containing protein 2, producing MESQDRKRAPAWTEREVRDLLAIWGDEAVIAELHSSKRNGKVLEKISKAMKDRGHNRDTQQCRVKIKELRQAYHKAREANGRSGAEPQTCRYYAELHAILGGAATTTPTMCYDSLTGETHREDGSGNEEDEDGGTVGSSQQQGSGETGFPNSQDMFVTLDLEPVIPELTQDPQGTQETSAANVSPSQRLVNIRKRKRRTRDDMFTELQMSSHADRAQQNAWRQSMSEMRKAQYEREERWRAQWRDEKSKWRAEDNRWRQLADRRQESMLRLLEHQSESSSTHGMG from the exons atggagtcccaggatcgcaaaagagctccagcatggaccgaacgggaggtacgagatctgctcgccatatggggagatgaagcagtgatagctgaactccatagcagtaaaagaaatggaaaagtattagaaaagatctccaaggccatgaaggaccgaggccataacagggacacacagcagtgccgcgtgaaaattaaggagctacggcaagcttaccacaaagccagagaagcaaacggaaggtcaggggcagagccgcaaacttgccgctactacgcggagctgcatgcgatcctagggggtgcagccaccactaccccaaccatgtgctatgactctctcactggagaaacacacagggaagacggttcggggaacgaggaagatgaggatggaggtactgtaggtagctcacagcagcaaggaagcggagaaaccggtttccccaacagccaggatatgtttgtgaccctggacctggaaccagtaatccccgaactcacccaagaccctcagggcacacaggagacctctg ctgcaaatgtttctccttcgcagaggctcgtgaacattagaaagagaaaacgtaggacgagggacgatatgttcacggagctgcagatgtcctcccacgctgatagagcacagcagaatgcgtggaggcagtcaatgtcggagatgagaaaagcccaatatgaacgagaggagaggtggcgggctcaatggcgggatgaaaagagcaagtggcgggctgaagacaataggtggcgtcagcttgcagacagacggcaagagtcaatgctccgtctgctggagcatcaaagtgagAGTTCATCCACTCatggcatggggtag